A single region of the Pontimicrobium sp. SW4 genome encodes:
- a CDS encoding tRNA modification GTPase has product MKKNLLVFLITIMTINCYSQISFERGHFINNNNLKVDCFIKNSDWLNNPTEFEYKLSENSEVKIINITSIKEFEIYEISKYVKHTVNIDRSTENFNLMTNNRNPEFVEEELFLKVLVEGVANLYYYGKGNLKRFFYNKEGENIEQLVYKSYRTNDNKLGKNTQYKQQLWNNLKCSTVEIKKIESLEYRKNDLIKFFSEYNICNNSTFTNYEQNKSKDLFNLTIRPRLKSSSLIIHNKASEQYDTNFGNKLGLGLGIETEFILPFNKNKWAILIEAAYQNYQSDVLTVNKQIILNQLSAKVNYSSIEVPIGLRHYFFLNENSKIFANVSMVFDVNFESNITITRLDNDTVVNDLDFETQSNLAFGLGYKLDDTYSIELRLQTSRDIFGNYVYWFSEYKAFSVVFGYSFF; this is encoded by the coding sequence ATGAAAAAGAATCTATTAGTTTTTTTAATAACAATTATGACTATTAATTGCTATTCTCAAATTTCTTTTGAAAGAGGGCACTTTATCAATAACAATAACCTAAAAGTTGATTGTTTTATTAAAAACTCCGATTGGTTGAATAACCCAACAGAGTTTGAATATAAGTTATCTGAAAATAGTGAAGTAAAAATTATAAATATTACTTCTATTAAAGAGTTTGAGATTTATGAGATATCTAAATACGTTAAGCACACAGTTAACATAGACAGATCAACAGAAAACTTTAACCTTATGACCAATAATAGAAACCCTGAATTTGTAGAGGAAGAGCTTTTTCTAAAAGTATTAGTTGAAGGAGTTGCTAATTTATACTATTATGGAAAAGGAAATTTAAAACGTTTTTTCTATAACAAAGAAGGAGAAAATATTGAGCAGTTAGTATATAAAAGTTATAGAACAAACGATAATAAATTAGGAAAGAACACTCAATATAAACAACAACTTTGGAATAATTTAAAATGTTCTACTGTTGAAATAAAAAAAATTGAAAGTCTAGAGTATAGAAAAAATGACTTAATAAAGTTTTTTTCTGAATATAATATATGTAATAATTCTACCTTTACTAATTATGAACAAAACAAAAGTAAAGACCTTTTTAATTTAACGATTAGACCTCGTTTAAAAAGCTCATCTTTAATTATACATAACAAAGCTTCAGAGCAATATGATACAAATTTCGGCAATAAACTTGGCTTAGGATTAGGTATTGAGACTGAGTTCATTTTACCCTTTAACAAAAATAAATGGGCAATTTTAATTGAAGCTGCTTATCAAAATTATCAATCAGACGTTTTAACTGTAAATAAACAAATTATTCTTAATCAATTATCAGCTAAGGTAAATTATAGCTCAATCGAAGTTCCAATTGGCTTGAGGCATTATTTTTTCTTAAATGAAAATTCTAAAATTTTCGCTAATGTTTCAATGGTATTTGATGTCAATTTTGAATCTAACATTACTATAACAAGACTTGACAATGATACTGTTGTTAATGATCTAGATTTTGAAACACAAAGTAATTTAGCCTTTGGATTAGGTTATAAACTTGATGACACTTATAGTATTGAATTAAGACTTCAAACAAGTAGAGATATTTTTGGCAATTATGTTTACTGGTTCTCTGAGTATAAAGCTTTTTCAGTAGTTTTTGGTTATTCCTTTTTTTAA
- a CDS encoding S41 family peptidase, protein MYFKTHFSKSQFLLLFITLLFSSTFVFSQGFEGYYRTPTIHGNTVIFSAEGDLWSVPLNGGLAQRLTTHAEEEFNPAISPNGKTIAFSASYEGPTEVYTMPITGGLPMRWTYESDASLVNTWTPNGEIVYDTRAFATLPDRQLVTINTKTKDKHRVPLHQASEATYNANGNTVFFVRPSYHGNVTKRYKGGTARQIWKFTTGSKEAIKLTTDFSGGSHHPMWYNNRVYFITDRDGTMNVWSMDENGNDLKQHTKHEGFDVRYAKQNNGNIVYQLGADIWHYNITSNTTKKIDIRLQSDLDQLRENWVENPSSYITSVSPDSKGERIVITARGRAFIAPVKSGRFVEFTHQKDVRYRDATFSSNGEDIYTLSDESGEFEFVKIDTKGEDQPKPITKDGSVLRYGGTPSPDGKFLAYSDLENNMFILNLANGKSKKISTNEEGIYSFSWSPDSKWLAFVQVADNTMAQIFLHGLDTNETFPITTDRANSVNAKWSPDGKFIYFLSDRNFRTIVGSPWGPRQPEPYFDISEKVYHIALQKGTRSPFRKDNELVSEDSKKEDSKEPVSIKIDKNGIIERIEEVPVAPGNYRSLEVTDKAIYTLSSSTGANSQTDLAVIKISNEDVKLNTMIEGVRGFQLTGNGKKLLVSKGSNYYMVDAGTGKVNGLNDSKIDLSGWKFAITPLEDWKQIFTDAWRMERDYFYDKNMHGVNWKKMHDKYYPLVDRVTTRNELSDLIGRFVGELAALHTSVRGGDTRNDNANIPIANLGARFSRDNANKGYRIDYIYKADPDYPDTKSPLDDPYLDIRVGDVITHVNGKPSLESLDIGELIRNQIGKQVKLKIKRATSSRDVIVEPIGSMYSLRYKDWEYSRRLITEKESNNNIGYVHLQAMGSNDINQWYREFYPVFDRPGLIIDVRHNRGGNIESFILEKLLRKAWMYWKSRSGKPSWNMQYAFRGHIVILVDENTASDGEAFADGFKKLGLGTAIGMRTWGGEIWLSSVNRLSDNGLARAPMMGVYGNNSEWLIEGHGFVPDIEVDNLPHATFNGKDAQLEAAIKHLKELIAKDPRKVPPVPAYPDKSFKND, encoded by the coding sequence ATGTATTTTAAAACTCATTTTTCTAAGTCGCAATTCTTATTACTTTTTATTACTTTACTTTTTTCTTCAACTTTTGTTTTCTCACAAGGTTTTGAAGGTTATTATCGCACGCCAACAATACATGGAAACACGGTAATTTTTAGTGCCGAAGGTGATTTGTGGAGCGTTCCATTAAACGGTGGACTTGCGCAAAGATTAACCACACATGCCGAAGAAGAATTTAATCCAGCTATTTCTCCAAACGGAAAAACCATTGCATTTTCCGCAAGCTATGAAGGGCCTACAGAAGTTTACACTATGCCAATTACTGGTGGATTACCAATGCGATGGACTTACGAAAGTGATGCTTCTCTAGTCAATACTTGGACTCCAAATGGTGAAATTGTTTACGACACAAGAGCTTTTGCCACTTTACCAGACAGACAATTAGTTACTATAAACACTAAAACTAAAGACAAACATAGAGTCCCTCTACATCAGGCAAGTGAAGCAACTTATAATGCTAATGGAAACACAGTGTTTTTTGTTCGCCCTTCCTATCATGGTAATGTAACTAAACGTTATAAAGGAGGTACAGCTAGACAGATTTGGAAATTTACGACTGGTAGTAAAGAAGCTATAAAATTAACAACCGATTTTTCTGGAGGGAGCCATCACCCAATGTGGTATAATAATCGTGTCTACTTTATTACAGATAGGGATGGTACTATGAATGTTTGGTCGATGGATGAAAATGGTAACGACTTAAAACAGCATACCAAACATGAAGGTTTTGATGTCCGCTATGCAAAACAAAACAATGGTAATATTGTGTACCAATTAGGAGCAGACATTTGGCATTATAATATTACATCAAATACCACTAAAAAAATTGACATTAGACTACAGTCCGATTTAGATCAACTTAGAGAAAATTGGGTTGAGAACCCATCTAGTTATATCACTTCTGTAAGTCCAGATTCTAAAGGCGAGCGCATCGTGATCACAGCTAGAGGTCGTGCTTTTATAGCACCTGTAAAATCAGGACGATTTGTAGAATTTACACATCAAAAAGATGTAAGATATAGAGACGCTACGTTTTCTTCCAACGGAGAAGACATATATACCTTATCTGATGAAAGTGGTGAATTTGAATTTGTGAAAATAGATACAAAAGGTGAAGATCAGCCAAAACCTATTACCAAAGATGGAAGCGTTTTAAGATATGGTGGAACACCTTCACCAGACGGTAAATTTTTAGCTTATAGTGATTTAGAGAATAATATGTTTATTCTTAACCTAGCTAACGGAAAGAGCAAAAAAATATCGACTAATGAAGAAGGGATTTACAGTTTTTCATGGTCTCCAGATAGTAAATGGTTAGCCTTTGTACAGGTAGCAGATAATACTATGGCTCAAATATTTTTACATGGTTTGGACACAAACGAAACTTTTCCAATAACTACAGATCGTGCTAATAGTGTAAATGCAAAATGGAGTCCTGATGGAAAGTTTATTTATTTCCTTTCTGATAGAAATTTTAGAACTATAGTTGGTTCTCCTTGGGGACCAAGGCAACCTGAACCTTATTTTGATATTAGTGAGAAAGTATATCACATTGCTTTACAAAAAGGTACTAGGTCTCCTTTTAGAAAAGATAACGAATTAGTTTCTGAAGATTCTAAAAAAGAAGATTCTAAAGAACCTGTTTCAATAAAAATTGATAAAAACGGAATTATTGAACGTATTGAAGAAGTTCCAGTAGCTCCAGGAAATTATAGAAGTTTAGAAGTTACCGATAAGGCTATTTATACATTATCTAGTAGTACAGGTGCAAATTCTCAAACAGATCTTGCTGTAATTAAAATTAGCAACGAAGACGTTAAGCTTAATACCATGATTGAAGGTGTTAGAGGTTTTCAACTTACTGGAAATGGCAAAAAATTATTAGTTAGTAAAGGAAGCAACTATTATATGGTAGATGCTGGAACAGGAAAAGTAAATGGTCTAAATGATAGTAAAATTGATTTAAGCGGTTGGAAATTTGCCATAACACCATTAGAAGACTGGAAGCAAATTTTTACAGATGCATGGCGTATGGAACGTGATTATTTTTATGATAAAAATATGCATGGTGTTAACTGGAAAAAAATGCATGATAAATACTATCCTCTTGTAGATAGAGTTACTACTAGAAATGAATTATCGGATCTTATTGGTCGCTTTGTAGGTGAACTTGCTGCACTACATACTAGCGTTCGAGGAGGAGATACAAGAAATGACAATGCAAATATTCCTATTGCAAATTTAGGCGCTCGTTTTAGTAGAGACAATGCAAACAAAGGCTATCGTATTGACTATATATACAAAGCAGATCCTGATTATCCAGACACTAAATCTCCGTTAGATGACCCGTACCTAGATATAAGAGTTGGTGATGTGATTACACATGTTAACGGCAAACCATCATTAGAATCTCTAGACATTGGAGAGTTAATTAGAAACCAAATTGGTAAACAAGTAAAACTCAAAATTAAGCGTGCTACTTCTAGTCGAGATGTTATTGTAGAACCTATTGGTAGTATGTATAGCTTGCGTTATAAAGACTGGGAATATTCTCGACGTTTAATTACTGAAAAAGAAAGCAACAATAATATTGGTTATGTACATCTTCAAGCTATGGGATCAAACGATATTAACCAATGGTATAGAGAGTTTTATCCTGTATTTGATAGACCTGGTCTAATTATAGATGTACGACATAATAGAGGTGGAAATATAGAAAGTTTTATTCTTGAAAAATTGCTTCGTAAAGCTTGGATGTATTGGAAATCGCGATCTGGCAAGCCTTCTTGGAATATGCAATATGCCTTTAGAGGTCATATCGTAATTTTAGTTGACGAAAATACAGCATCAGATGGTGAAGCTTTTGCAGATGGATTTAAAAAGCTAGGATTAGGAACTGCCATTGGTATGCGTACTTGGGGAGGAGAAATTTGGCTAAGTAGTGTCAATAGACTATCAGACAATGGATTAGCCCGAGCGCCTATGATGGGTGTATATGGCAACAATAGTGAATGGCTTATTGAAGGTCATGGTTTTGTTCCAGATATTGAAGTAGACAACTTACCTCACGCAACCTTTAATGGTAAAGATGCGCAATTAGAAGCTGCTATAAAACATCTTAAAGAGTTAATTGCAAAAGACCCTAGAAAAGTACCTCCAGTTCCAGCCTATCCAGATAAGTCTTTTAAAAATGATTAA
- a CDS encoding RNA polymerase sigma factor encodes MAKEISDNICDEHLFSSLFEKHSKNLHDFLYYKFGEHFNPKDKVQEAFIKLWEHCGKVTPSKAKSFLFTVANNLMLNEASHQKVVLKYQKTKPKTHTNETPEFILEGNEYMDKLQKAIGNLSEAQRTAFLLNRVEGKKHKEIAVLLDISQKAVEKRIYGALKKLRESIKEI; translated from the coding sequence ATGGCTAAAGAAATAAGCGATAATATTTGCGACGAACATTTGTTTTCAAGTCTATTTGAAAAACACTCAAAAAATCTACACGACTTTTTATATTATAAGTTTGGTGAACATTTTAATCCAAAGGATAAAGTACAAGAAGCATTTATTAAACTATGGGAACATTGTGGTAAAGTCACACCTAGTAAAGCAAAATCTTTTTTATTTACTGTAGCTAATAATTTAATGCTAAATGAAGCATCACATCAAAAAGTGGTTTTAAAATATCAAAAAACGAAACCAAAAACCCATACCAATGAAACTCCCGAATTTATTTTAGAAGGAAATGAATATATGGATAAACTCCAAAAAGCCATTGGAAATTTAAGTGAAGCACAGCGTACTGCTTTTTTACTTAATAGAGTTGAAGGAAAAAAACATAAAGAAATTGCTGTGCTTTTAGATATTTCTCAAAAAGCAGTTGAAAAACGAATTTATGGTGCGCTAAAAAAATTACGAGAAAGTATTAAAGAAATTTAA
- the argS gene encoding arginine--tRNA ligase has product MTIQETLSQHIKTAFSKLYKAELETVEFQSTRKEFEGDITVVTFPMLRAVKMNPAKLGEDLGNYLVNHVDEVKAFNVVKGFLNIVIDDVFYLNFFNTIKDNNTYGFKPQTEEAIMVEYSSPNTNKPLHLGHIRNNLLGYSVAEILKAAGHKVYKTQIINDRGIHICKSMLAWERYGNRETPESTGLKGDKLVGNYYVKFDQEYKKEIANLIAQGKTEEEAKKEAPILMEAQEMLLKWEAGDEDVVTLWKMMNGWVYEGFETTYKNLGVDFDCYYYESDTYLLGKEFVAEGLKSGVFLKKEDGSVWCDLTEDGLDEKIVLRADGTAVYMTQDIGTAIQRIKDYPDVGGMVYTVGNEQDYHFKVLFLILKKLGFDWAKNLYHLSYGMVDLPSGKMKSREGTVVDADDLIIEMATTAKELSQELGKLDDYSDNEKQTIYNTIGLGALKYFILKVDPKKRILFDPKESVDFQGNTGPFIQYTYARIQAILRKADFNTSITLSANEVSLEPKEKELIKQLELFPEVIQNAAQNHSPALIANYTYDLVKEFNSFYQNVSILGADNQNEKVFRVQLSNTVASTIKNAFGLLGIEVPERM; this is encoded by the coding sequence ATGACCATTCAGGAAACCTTATCACAACATATTAAAACTGCCTTTTCTAAGTTATATAAAGCTGAACTTGAGACTGTAGAATTTCAATCAACACGTAAAGAGTTTGAAGGAGATATTACAGTGGTAACTTTTCCAATGCTGAGAGCGGTTAAAATGAATCCTGCCAAATTAGGAGAAGATTTAGGAAACTATTTAGTAAATCATGTAGATGAGGTAAAAGCATTTAATGTGGTTAAAGGCTTTTTAAATATTGTGATTGACGATGTATTTTATCTAAATTTTTTCAACACCATTAAAGATAATAATACGTATGGTTTTAAGCCTCAAACCGAAGAGGCTATTATGGTGGAATATTCGTCGCCAAATACTAATAAACCTTTGCATTTAGGGCATATTAGAAATAACCTTTTGGGCTATAGTGTTGCCGAAATTTTAAAGGCAGCTGGACATAAAGTGTATAAAACCCAAATTATAAACGATAGAGGCATTCATATTTGTAAAAGTATGTTGGCTTGGGAACGTTATGGTAATAGAGAAACACCTGAAAGTACAGGATTGAAAGGTGATAAATTGGTTGGGAATTACTATGTGAAGTTTGATCAAGAATATAAAAAGGAGATTGCAAATTTAATTGCTCAAGGGAAAACAGAAGAGGAAGCTAAAAAAGAAGCGCCAATTTTAATGGAAGCTCAAGAAATGCTTCTAAAATGGGAAGCTGGAGATGAAGATGTAGTTACTTTATGGAAAATGATGAACGGTTGGGTGTATGAGGGCTTTGAAACGACTTATAAAAATTTAGGAGTCGATTTTGATTGCTATTATTATGAAAGTGATACCTATTTATTAGGAAAAGAGTTTGTTGCCGAAGGTTTAAAAAGTGGCGTATTCTTAAAAAAGGAAGATGGCTCTGTTTGGTGCGATTTAACAGAGGATGGTCTAGATGAAAAAATTGTATTACGTGCGGATGGTACAGCGGTGTATATGACGCAAGATATTGGTACAGCCATACAACGTATTAAAGATTATCCTGATGTTGGAGGCATGGTATATACAGTTGGTAACGAACAAGATTATCATTTTAAAGTCCTGTTTTTAATCTTGAAAAAGCTTGGGTTTGATTGGGCAAAAAATCTATATCATTTAAGTTATGGTATGGTAGATTTACCTAGTGGAAAAATGAAAAGTCGTGAAGGTACTGTAGTGGACGCCGACGATTTAATTATTGAAATGGCAACGACTGCTAAAGAACTATCTCAAGAGCTAGGGAAATTAGACGATTATAGTGATAATGAGAAGCAAACTATTTACAATACCATTGGCTTAGGTGCTTTAAAGTATTTTATATTAAAGGTTGACCCTAAAAAGCGTATTCTGTTTGACCCAAAAGAGTCTGTAGATTTCCAAGGAAACACAGGGCCATTTATACAATATACGTACGCACGAATTCAGGCTATTTTAAGAAAAGCAGATTTTAATACCTCTATTACATTGAGCGCAAACGAAGTGTCTTTAGAGCCTAAGGAAAAAGAACTTATAAAACAATTAGAGTTATTCCCTGAAGTAATACAAAATGCTGCACAAAACCATAGTCCTGCATTAATTGCTAATTATACCTACGATTTGGTCAAGGAGTTTAACTCGTTTTACCAAAATGTCTCTATTCTTGGAGCCGATAACCAAAACGAAAAAGTGTTTAGGGTACAGTTATCCAATACAGTAGCGAGTACTATAAAAAATGCGTTTGGGTTGTTAGGAATTGAAGTGCCTGAGCGTATGTAG
- a CDS encoding TonB-dependent receptor, whose amino-acid sequence MTRTTLSFLYIVLFFFSSLTVAAQINKETIPLVAFLKQIETAHNVTFSYADANLKDKTIVLPSSGLSLTEVLDYISANTNLSFETLDNKILIIKKEAQKPSKSFKTQYLEEVVINNYLTKGISLTNGGSTTIKPESFGILPGLIEPDILQTIQSLPGVISVDERVSNVNIRGGTHDQNLMLWDGIKMYQSGHFFGLISAFNPYLTETVSVSKNGTSTMYGDGVSSVIDMQSSNSISKKASGGGGFNFINGDMFAKIPLNKKTEIQLSARRSLTDLIATPTYDQYFKRIFQDSDLTNNQNNSTVSKDEHFYFYDTTLKVLYDLSAKDKLRANFLNVFNSLNYNEQSRINDVDEELKSKLTQSNLAASIDYTRDWSSQLSTSVQVYVSKYNLDATNFDVINNQRLIQENQVYDNGIKTQLNYQFNDNLKLNNGYQFSEVGVSNLEDVNNPIFRSYIKEVIRTHSLYSELDFAANSQSTKLKVGVRGNYFEKFSKTLFEPRFSFNQRFLNNFRFEILGELKSQTTSQIIDLQNDFLGIEKRRWVLSNDTNIPIIKSKQISAGIRYNKNRLLLSADAYMKEVNGITTRSQGFQNQYQFVNAIGNYQIKGVDFLINKQYSNTSVWLSYSFSKNNYVFKDLNLGNSFPNNIDVTHALTFAGTYTITNFKFALGFNWRTGKPYTKPDANNPNTNNTINYASPNSSNIKDYLRTDFSTTYTFKVSYNANAIVGFSLWNLLNKKNTINAYYIIDDEDNISKVENLSLGITPNFSFRLHF is encoded by the coding sequence GTGACTAGAACAACTTTAAGTTTTCTATACATTGTTTTATTTTTCTTTAGTTCTTTGACGGTTGCTGCTCAAATTAATAAAGAAACAATTCCTCTTGTTGCCTTTTTAAAGCAAATAGAAACTGCGCACAATGTTACATTTTCTTATGCTGATGCCAATTTAAAGGATAAAACTATTGTATTACCTTCTTCTGGATTATCACTTACTGAAGTGTTAGATTATATTTCTGCCAATACAAATCTTTCTTTTGAAACATTAGACAACAAAATTTTAATTATAAAAAAAGAAGCACAAAAACCATCAAAATCTTTTAAAACACAATACTTAGAAGAAGTAGTCATAAATAATTATTTAACCAAAGGTATTTCATTAACTAATGGTGGTTCTACAACCATAAAACCTGAATCATTTGGGATTTTACCAGGGCTTATAGAACCCGATATTCTACAAACAATACAATCGCTTCCAGGGGTTATTAGTGTTGACGAACGTGTGTCTAATGTAAATATTCGTGGAGGCACCCATGACCAAAATTTGATGCTTTGGGATGGTATAAAAATGTACCAATCTGGGCACTTTTTTGGTTTAATTTCTGCCTTCAACCCTTATCTAACAGAAACTGTAAGTGTATCAAAAAATGGAACAAGCACTATGTATGGTGATGGTGTTTCTAGTGTCATTGATATGCAATCTTCAAATTCTATTAGCAAAAAAGCATCAGGTGGAGGTGGTTTTAATTTTATTAACGGTGATATGTTCGCTAAAATCCCCTTAAATAAAAAAACAGAAATACAACTTTCGGCAAGGCGTTCTTTAACCGACCTTATCGCTACACCAACCTACGATCAATATTTCAAACGTATTTTTCAAGATTCAGATCTAACGAACAATCAAAATAATAGTACAGTCTCAAAAGATGAGCATTTTTATTTTTACGACACAACTCTAAAGGTGCTTTACGACCTTTCAGCAAAAGATAAATTAAGAGCTAATTTTTTAAATGTTTTTAATAGTCTAAACTACAACGAACAATCAAGAATTAATGATGTAGACGAAGAATTAAAAAGCAAACTAACTCAAAGTAATTTAGCTGCTTCTATAGATTACACTCGAGATTGGAGTTCACAACTCTCAACATCTGTTCAAGTATATGTATCAAAATATAATTTAGATGCTACTAATTTTGACGTCATAAATAACCAACGACTTATACAAGAAAACCAAGTGTATGATAATGGTATTAAAACTCAATTAAATTATCAATTTAACGACAACTTAAAATTAAATAATGGTTATCAATTTTCTGAAGTTGGCGTGAGCAATTTAGAAGATGTAAACAATCCTATTTTTAGAAGTTATATTAAAGAAGTGATACGAACACATTCACTTTATAGTGAATTAGACTTTGCTGCAAATTCACAAAGCACCAAACTAAAAGTTGGTGTTCGTGGTAATTATTTCGAGAAATTCTCGAAAACACTTTTTGAACCTCGTTTTAGTTTCAATCAACGCTTTTTAAATAATTTTAGATTCGAAATATTAGGTGAATTAAAGAGTCAAACCACATCACAAATTATTGATTTACAGAATGATTTTTTAGGTATTGAAAAACGTCGTTGGGTGTTATCAAATGACACGAATATTCCTATTATAAAAAGTAAACAGATATCAGCTGGAATTAGATATAATAAAAACAGGCTATTACTAAGTGCTGATGCATATATGAAAGAAGTTAATGGGATTACTACAAGAAGTCAGGGATTTCAAAATCAATATCAATTTGTAAATGCTATTGGTAATTATCAAATTAAGGGTGTAGATTTTTTAATAAATAAACAATATTCCAATACGAGTGTTTGGTTAAGTTATTCATTTAGTAAAAACAATTATGTTTTTAAAGATTTAAACCTTGGTAACTCTTTTCCAAATAATATTGATGTAACTCATGCTCTTACCTTTGCTGGCACATATACTATCACAAATTTCAAATTTGCTTTAGGTTTTAATTGGCGAACTGGAAAACCTTACACAAAACCAGATGCCAATAATCCTAACACTAATAATACTATAAATTACGCATCACCAAATAGCAGCAATATTAAAGATTACTTAAGAACCGATTTTTCTACAACCTATACCTTTAAAGTATCTTACAATGCTAATGCTATTGTTGGGTTTTCATTATGGAATTTACTTAACAAGAAAAACACCATTAATGCATATTATATCATTGATGACGAAGACAACATCTCGAAAGTAGAAAATTTATCCCTTGGAATTACACCAAATTTCAGCTTCAGATTACATTTTTAG
- a CDS encoding FecR family protein, whose translation MERKGLIKKWLDNELNPQELEAFKKLEDYKELTTLSNNLTRFKAPEYNVQEELNSALQNISTTKKESKTHWLRPVLRIAAILAISFSVYYYTTTLDTNFTTLAAQKTTIELPDASNVSLNAMSSLAFNENRWSKNRDVTLKGEAFFKVAKGSTFNVKTKHGIVTVLGTEFNVKQRDNYFEVICYEGSVKVTHNSDIVILKPGNSFLKIDGKLIAKEKENSLHPSWINNESYFKSMPFEYVIREFERQYNVSINPQNINVKQLFTGSFSHNDIELALKSITLPLDVKYNFKNKTIIELSRD comes from the coding sequence ATGGAACGCAAAGGATTAATAAAAAAATGGTTAGATAACGAGTTAAATCCTCAGGAACTTGAAGCATTTAAAAAGCTTGAAGACTATAAGGAATTAACGACGCTTTCAAACAACCTTACACGATTTAAAGCTCCTGAATACAATGTTCAAGAAGAGCTTAATAGTGCGTTGCAGAATATTAGTACTACTAAAAAAGAATCCAAAACGCATTGGTTACGTCCAGTTTTAAGAATTGCTGCTATTTTAGCAATTTCTTTTTCGGTGTATTATTATACAACAACTCTAGATACCAATTTCACTACCCTTGCTGCACAAAAAACAACTATTGAACTTCCAGATGCTTCAAATGTATCGTTAAATGCTATGTCAAGTTTAGCGTTTAATGAAAATCGTTGGAGCAAAAATCGGGATGTAACTTTAAAGGGTGAAGCATTTTTTAAAGTTGCAAAAGGATCTACTTTTAATGTAAAAACAAAACACGGTATAGTTACCGTTTTAGGAACAGAATTTAACGTAAAGCAACGTGACAATTATTTTGAAGTAATTTGTTACGAAGGCTCTGTTAAAGTAACTCATAATAGTGACATTGTAATACTTAAACCAGGAAATAGCTTTTTAAAAATTGATGGGAAATTAATTGCTAAAGAAAAAGAAAACTCATTACATCCTTCATGGATCAATAATGAAAGCTACTTTAAAAGTATGCCTTTCGAGTACGTAATTCGTGAGTTCGAAAGGCAATACAATGTGTCTATAAACCCTCAAAACATAAATGTAAAACAATTATTCACAGGAAGTTTTAGCCATAACGATATAGAATTGGCTTTAAAATCTATAACTTTACCTTTAGATGTAAAGTATAATTTTAAAAATAAAACTATCATAGAATTATCACGTGACTAG